From the genome of Naumannella halotolerans, one region includes:
- a CDS encoding glycosyltransferase family 87 protein, translated as MSRRSSLRAFWACLPLPFLAAAYVAGRAQGGSWSPFDPAMVDLQAIIGAAQRLLEGSPLYGVDGTPFSMPPVVALLAVPLAVLGVDAAEVLWVLLTAALVCQGLIRPVLGRLGTGFGPTSPWVPLVGALVIALAAPVKDNFSLGQVTVIVACLLLADASVPVTRLGLPRGVLTGIAAAVAIFPAAVILTWLCVPRSRRAGFVALFTAAALTLITWLLAPASSARYFAAALTGGHLAEDNALDRSSNGSLAAIVHRVTDGESATVLTIVLVAVVVGAAVLAGWALASEGHQLLAMLTAALGGVAAMPLAFPHAWVLAIVLAAVVVTGRYRPGWQLCAAVLGVWAVVMPVNRVSGSELVAAGTAIGVIAWLCVVSFGLRRRPVSAR; from the coding sequence GTGAGTCGGCGCAGTTCGCTGCGGGCCTTCTGGGCCTGTCTGCCACTGCCCTTCCTGGCCGCCGCCTACGTCGCCGGCAGGGCCCAAGGTGGGAGCTGGTCGCCCTTTGACCCGGCGATGGTCGACCTGCAGGCGATCATCGGTGCCGCCCAGCGGTTGCTGGAGGGGTCCCCGCTCTACGGTGTGGACGGCACTCCGTTCAGCATGCCGCCGGTGGTGGCCCTGCTGGCGGTGCCGCTGGCAGTGCTCGGGGTCGATGCCGCCGAGGTCTTGTGGGTGTTGCTGACCGCCGCCCTGGTCTGTCAGGGCCTGATCCGGCCGGTACTCGGCCGGCTGGGGACCGGATTCGGCCCGACCTCGCCCTGGGTGCCGTTGGTCGGTGCGTTGGTGATCGCGCTGGCAGCCCCGGTGAAGGACAACTTCTCGCTCGGCCAGGTCACCGTCATCGTGGCCTGCCTGCTGTTGGCCGATGCCTCGGTGCCGGTGACCAGGCTCGGACTCCCGCGCGGGGTGCTCACCGGGATCGCGGCGGCGGTGGCGATCTTTCCCGCCGCCGTGATCCTCACCTGGCTGTGCGTACCCCGCAGCCGGCGAGCCGGGTTCGTGGCGCTGTTCACCGCCGCGGCCCTCACCCTGATCACCTGGCTGCTGGCCCCGGCATCCTCGGCACGCTATTTCGCCGCCGCGCTGACCGGTGGACATCTGGCCGAGGACAATGCGCTGGACCGCAGCAGCAACGGTTCGCTGGCCGCGATCGTGCACCGGGTGACCGATGGCGAGTCCGCCACCGTGCTGACGATCGTCCTGGTCGCGGTGGTGGTCGGGGCGGCCGTGCTGGCCGGCTGGGCACTGGCGAGTGAGGGACACCAGCTGCTCGCGATGCTGACCGCCGCACTGGGCGGGGTGGCCGCGATGCCCCTGGCCTTCCCCCACGCCTGGGTGCTGGCGATCGTCCTCGCCGCGGTGGTGGTGACCGGTCGCTACCGACCCGGGTGGCAGCTGTGTGCTGCGGTGCTGGGGGTGTGGGCGGTCGTGATGCCGGTGAACCGGGTCAGCGGCTCGGAGCTGGTGGCCGCCGGTACCGCGATCGGTGTGATCGCCTGGCTCTGCGTCGTCAGCTTCGGGTTGCGACGTCGACCGGTGAGTGCCCGGTGA
- a CDS encoding alpha-hydroxy acid oxidase produces the protein MPIHVTRQIPRPGEIFDLLHLKTPELNGRKRRLASALTIEDLRRIAKRRTPAAAFDYTDGAADDEISLARARQAFADVEFHPSILRDVSQVDTSTEIFGGPSAMPFGIAPTGFTRLMQTEGELAGATAAGKAGIPFALSTLGTTSIEDVRAANPHGRNWFQLYVMKQRKISYGLVERAAAAGFDTLFFTVDTPIAGARLRDKRNGFSIPPQISLSTIANAIPRPWWWWDFLTTPQLQFASLSSTGGTVGELLDSAMDPSISFEDLKEIRSLWPGKLVIKGVQNVEDSRALADLGVDGIVLSNHGGRQLDRAPVPFWLLPEVVREVGSDLEVAVDTGIMNGADVVACIAQGAKFTMVGRAYLYGLMAGGLEGVERMIEILSEQVIRTMKLLQVGSVAELRPEHVSQLTRLRPVHGADRRELTR, from the coding sequence ATGCCCATCCACGTGACCCGGCAGATCCCACGCCCCGGCGAGATCTTCGACCTGCTCCACCTCAAGACCCCCGAGTTGAACGGCCGCAAACGGCGGCTGGCATCCGCGCTGACGATCGAGGACCTGCGGCGGATCGCCAAACGTCGTACCCCGGCTGCGGCGTTCGACTACACAGATGGCGCGGCGGATGACGAGATCTCGCTGGCGCGTGCCCGTCAGGCGTTCGCCGATGTCGAGTTCCATCCCTCGATCCTGCGCGACGTTTCCCAGGTGGACACCAGCACCGAGATCTTCGGCGGCCCGTCTGCGATGCCGTTCGGGATCGCGCCCACCGGTTTCACCCGACTGATGCAGACCGAGGGCGAGCTCGCCGGCGCCACCGCCGCCGGGAAGGCGGGCATCCCCTTCGCGCTGTCCACCTTGGGCACCACCTCCATCGAGGACGTGCGCGCAGCCAATCCCCATGGCCGGAACTGGTTCCAGCTGTACGTGATGAAGCAGCGCAAGATCTCCTACGGGCTGGTCGAGCGGGCCGCCGCAGCCGGCTTCGACACCTTGTTCTTCACCGTGGACACCCCGATCGCAGGGGCCCGCCTTCGGGACAAGCGCAATGGCTTCTCGATCCCCCCGCAGATCTCCTTGTCGACCATCGCCAATGCGATCCCGCGTCCCTGGTGGTGGTGGGACTTCCTGACCACACCCCAACTGCAGTTCGCCTCACTCTCCTCCACCGGAGGTACGGTCGGCGAGCTCCTGGATTCGGCCATGGATCCTTCGATCTCCTTCGAGGACCTGAAGGAGATCCGGAGCCTCTGGCCCGGCAAGCTGGTGATCAAGGGCGTGCAGAACGTCGAGGATTCGCGGGCACTGGCCGACCTCGGTGTCGACGGGATCGTGCTGTCCAACCACGGAGGCAGGCAGCTCGACCGGGCGCCGGTTCCCTTCTGGTTGCTGCCCGAGGTGGTCCGTGAGGTCGGCTCCGATCTGGAGGTCGCCGTCGACACCGGGATCATGAACGGTGCCGACGTGGTCGCCTGCATCGCCCAGGGCGCGAAGTTCACCATGGTCGGCCGTGCGTACCTGTACGGCCTGATGGCCGGTGGCCTCGAGGGTGTCGAACGGATGATCGAGATCCTGTCCGAACAGGTGATCCGGACCATGAAGCTGCTGCAGGTCGGTTCGGTGGCCGAACTGCGGCCCGAGCATGTCAGCCAACTGACCCGGCTACGCCCGGTCCATGGTGCCGATCGGCGCGAGCTGACTCGCTGA
- a CDS encoding amidase has translation MSDFSDLSAVELSAAIRSGEVSIDEVTTAALEKASNDVFGAFVVVAEADARVSAESAKAALAAGSQSPLLGVPCPIKDLNEVAGLPFELGSRAFGGNVGGRDDGIVTRLIRAGTIMIGKTSTPEFGLPCYTEPDVGPPARTPWDPGRSAGGSSGGAGAAVASGAVPIAQGSDGGGSIRIPASACGLVGMKPSRGVVSPGPFGVDGPGLASQGFLTMTVADTAAGLDAVAEGWPGDHFPGSGGGFLASLGEPLPRLRVGLLTTPVLVPAAPVHPESLRAAERTATLLEALGHRIEPVPPPFGPTEWEAFGAAWSVGACLAPVPPEREHLLTALTRHLRTQGQAVTGPQLASALAHAQQLERTVAKAWANVDVVLSPTLAQPPAPIGSLRNDDDPAADFLAQTAFTPWTSVYNLVGRPAISLPLHRATVDGAELPFGAMLSAPAREDHLLLRLAAELETADPWPRRAPSLL, from the coding sequence ATGAGCGACTTCTCCGATCTCTCGGCAGTCGAGCTCTCCGCGGCCATCAGATCGGGAGAAGTGTCGATCGACGAGGTCACCACTGCTGCCCTGGAGAAGGCGTCGAACGACGTGTTCGGCGCCTTCGTCGTCGTGGCCGAGGCCGATGCCCGAGTCTCGGCCGAGTCGGCCAAGGCAGCGCTGGCCGCTGGTTCGCAATCCCCGCTGCTGGGCGTACCCTGCCCGATCAAGGACTTGAACGAGGTCGCGGGGTTGCCCTTCGAGCTCGGCAGCCGTGCGTTCGGCGGGAATGTCGGCGGTCGCGATGACGGGATCGTGACCCGGTTGATCCGGGCAGGCACGATCATGATAGGCAAGACCAGCACCCCGGAGTTCGGACTGCCCTGCTACACCGAACCGGACGTCGGCCCACCTGCCCGCACTCCATGGGACCCCGGTCGATCCGCCGGAGGATCCAGTGGCGGCGCAGGTGCAGCGGTGGCATCGGGCGCCGTACCCATCGCCCAGGGCAGCGACGGTGGCGGATCGATCCGAATCCCGGCCTCCGCCTGCGGCCTGGTCGGTATGAAACCGAGCCGCGGTGTCGTCAGCCCGGGCCCTTTCGGGGTCGACGGACCGGGCCTGGCCAGCCAGGGATTCCTGACCATGACCGTCGCCGACACCGCAGCTGGCCTGGATGCGGTCGCCGAGGGCTGGCCCGGCGATCATTTCCCGGGAAGCGGTGGAGGCTTCCTGGCCAGCCTCGGCGAACCCCTGCCTCGGCTTCGAGTCGGCCTGCTCACCACCCCGGTGCTGGTGCCCGCCGCGCCGGTCCATCCCGAATCCCTCCGCGCTGCCGAGCGGACGGCCACCCTGCTGGAAGCACTGGGACATCGGATCGAGCCTGTCCCGCCTCCTTTCGGGCCGACCGAATGGGAGGCGTTCGGAGCGGCCTGGTCGGTGGGAGCGTGCTTGGCCCCGGTCCCCCCGGAGCGCGAGCACCTGTTGACAGCGCTCACCCGTCACCTGCGGACACAGGGCCAGGCAGTCACCGGCCCGCAGCTGGCCTCGGCACTGGCCCACGCTCAGCAACTGGAAAGGACCGTGGCGAAGGCGTGGGCGAATGTCGACGTGGTCCTCAGTCCCACCCTCGCGCAGCCTCCGGCCCCGATCGGCAGCCTGCGCAATGACGACGATCCGGCCGCGGACTTCCTGGCCCAGACCGCCTTCACCCCGTGGACCTCGGTGTACAACCTCGTCGGCCGCCCGGCCATCAGCCTGCCATTGCATCGGGCCACGGTGGATGGGGCCGAGCTGCCGTTCGGCGCGATGCTGAGCGCCCCCGCTCGCGAGGACCACCTGCTCCTGCGGTTGGCAGCCGAACTGGAAACGGCAGATCCTTGGCCCCGGCGGGCGCCCTCGCTGCTCTGA
- a CDS encoding glycosyltransferase family 87 protein, protein MPNGLTLVALPLPFLAALAMTGGWPWNPMSVDLDVYRRTAEDLLSGTPLYATEPGDLPMTYPPFAAIAALPLLLFGAESGYVVWPLVNAAVATAVFARVGARGWQAPMLAAVMIMIGGPYDQVVFLGQVGIVLMGLCFLDLAPGPTLLGQFFPSRPRLLPRGVLTGLAVAIKMTPALFVVALFAVGRRRPALIAGGAALAATAVAWLVRPADSALYWGNLLGGDLPQESDSLYRTTNQSLGSLVVRFGGDPERWQTAALVACAVAAAAVLVAAWALFRAGEPTIALLVVGLGTSLASPVAWTHTFTWVAPLALMILRRRAPQPLALLAAVYWGWTTVEPFKAIDASGDAALQLTILQQMVVGLGPLLALVLCLGLTRWARVLGRQRAAVGMGPSTVQVSS, encoded by the coding sequence ATGCCGAACGGCCTGACCCTGGTGGCTCTGCCCCTGCCGTTCCTGGCGGCCTTGGCGATGACCGGCGGCTGGCCGTGGAACCCGATGTCGGTCGACCTCGACGTGTATCGGCGTACCGCCGAGGATCTGCTGTCCGGTACGCCGCTCTACGCCACCGAACCCGGCGACCTGCCGATGACCTATCCCCCGTTCGCCGCCATCGCAGCCCTGCCGTTGCTGTTGTTCGGCGCCGAGAGCGGTTACGTGGTCTGGCCCTTGGTGAATGCCGCGGTGGCGACTGCGGTGTTCGCCCGGGTGGGAGCACGTGGCTGGCAGGCGCCGATGCTGGCCGCGGTCATGATCATGATCGGCGGACCGTACGATCAGGTGGTCTTCCTCGGACAGGTGGGGATCGTGCTGATGGGCCTGTGCTTCCTCGACCTCGCTCCCGGCCCGACCCTGCTGGGACAGTTCTTTCCCTCCCGTCCCCGGTTGCTTCCGCGCGGAGTCCTGACCGGTCTGGCCGTGGCGATCAAGATGACCCCGGCGTTGTTCGTGGTCGCCCTGTTCGCGGTCGGTCGCCGCCGCCCGGCGCTGATCGCCGGTGGTGCGGCACTGGCCGCCACGGCCGTCGCCTGGCTGGTCCGCCCCGCCGACTCCGCGCTCTACTGGGGAAATCTGCTCGGCGGCGACCTGCCGCAGGAATCGGACTCGTTGTACCGCACCACGAACCAATCGCTGGGATCGCTGGTGGTGCGCTTCGGTGGTGATCCGGAACGGTGGCAGACCGCGGCCCTGGTGGCCTGCGCCGTGGCCGCTGCGGCGGTGCTGGTGGCCGCCTGGGCACTGTTCCGCGCCGGTGAACCGACCATCGCACTGTTGGTGGTCGGGCTCGGCACCTCGCTCGCCTCGCCGGTGGCCTGGACCCACACCTTCACCTGGGTCGCCCCGCTGGCGTTGATGATCCTGCGCCGCCGTGCACCCCAACCGCTGGCGCTGTTGGCCGCGGTGTACTGGGGGTGGACGACGGTGGAGCCGTTCAAGGCTATCGACGCCAGTGGGGATGCCGCGCTGCAGCTGACGATCCTGCAGCAGATGGTGGTCGGCCTGGGCCCGCTGCTGGCGTTGGTGCTGTGTCTCGGCCTCACCCGTTGGGCGCGGGTGCTGGGCAGACAACGGGCAGCGGTGGGGATGGGCCCCTCGACCGTGCAGGTGAGTTCGTGA
- a CDS encoding polyprenyl synthetase family protein — protein sequence MLPRAEDVTPDGQLAGESADTVRRQLDLVETRLLEASRGRTALVSEKSGHIISAGGKRFRPLLVLLASHFGAPAAEIDEDRLIDAAVVVELTHVASLYHDDVMDEAELRRGAPSANSRWGNLQAILIGDLLFARASSVVSALGTEYVKIQADTFARLVHGQLAETVGPADGGDPLAHYLQVVSDKTASLIATSARFGAMVSGASAAVVEALTEFGEVIGTAFQLSDDIIDVTSDTTGKVPGIDLREGIPTLPTLLLGDAAEDLELRAMIAEDLSEDAKLAEVLQRLRAHPVIDKARAEVARRADQARALLEPLPPGDSRDALFALCDQVVTRTS from the coding sequence TTGCTCCCGCGAGCCGAGGACGTGACGCCCGACGGCCAGTTGGCGGGTGAGTCCGCAGACACCGTGCGCCGACAGCTCGACCTGGTCGAGACCCGGCTGCTCGAAGCCTCCCGAGGCCGTACCGCTCTGGTCAGCGAGAAGTCCGGCCACATCATCTCCGCCGGTGGCAAGCGTTTCCGGCCGTTGCTGGTGCTGCTGGCCTCCCATTTCGGTGCGCCGGCCGCCGAGATCGACGAGGACCGCCTGATCGACGCCGCGGTGGTGGTCGAGCTGACCCATGTCGCGAGCCTCTACCACGACGATGTGATGGACGAGGCCGAGCTGCGGCGCGGTGCGCCGAGTGCCAACAGTCGCTGGGGGAACCTGCAGGCGATCCTGATCGGCGATCTGCTGTTCGCCCGCGCCTCCTCGGTGGTGTCGGCCCTGGGCACCGAGTACGTGAAGATCCAGGCCGACACCTTCGCCCGGCTGGTCCACGGCCAGCTCGCCGAGACCGTCGGTCCGGCCGACGGTGGCGATCCGCTGGCGCACTACCTGCAGGTGGTCTCGGACAAGACCGCTTCGCTGATCGCGACCTCGGCGCGATTCGGGGCGATGGTCTCCGGCGCGAGTGCTGCGGTGGTCGAGGCGTTGACCGAGTTCGGTGAGGTGATCGGTACGGCCTTCCAGCTCTCCGACGACATCATCGACGTCACCAGCGACACCACCGGCAAGGTGCCCGGGATCGATCTGCGAGAGGGAATCCCGACCCTGCCCACGCTGTTGCTGGGCGATGCGGCCGAGGACCTGGAGCTGCGGGCGATGATCGCCGAGGACCTGTCCGAGGACGCGAAACTGGCCGAGGTCCTGCAGCGGTTGCGGGCACATCCGGTGATCGACAAGGCACGGGCCGAGGTGGCCCGTCGGGCCGATCAGGCACGGGCGCTTCTGGAGCCGCTGCCCCCGGGCGATTCCCGGGATGCGTTGTTCGCCCTCTGCGACCAGGTCGTCACCCGTACCAGCTGA
- a CDS encoding L-lactate permease — MLYTPELAPIAQSLALSSLIAALPLLTVFVTLGVLRWKAHFAGLAGLAVALLVAIVGYKMPIHLAGLSATQGIVFGLFPIMWIVLNAIWLYELTVASGRFEDLRKVINRISDDPRIQAVMIAFGFGGLLEALAGFGAPVAITGVMLLAVGFTPMRAATVVLLANTAPVAFGAIGIPIITAGNLTGIDYHTIGAYVGHQTPVIALFVPLFLVLLADGRRGVTQVWPLALVVGAVFAVTQWVSATWISTELTDIIASLSAIAAAVIMLRFWKPQGSAEARERLLRERIAEEEATGQEPTGTPGGGVDTVTVTTTDLTTRRVVMALFPYLLVIAVFSLAKLWTPLTNALAATDVKIPWPGLHGSIVNSAGEAVSSTTYTLTWLSGAGSLLLICGVITAIVYRVGARRTIGLWGATVSKLRFSILTVGAVLGLAYVMNQSGQTITIGTWIAGTGAAFAFLSPILGWLGTAVTGSDTSANALFATLQQAAAERAGLDPTLLVAANTSGGVVGKMISPQNLAIAATAVGLVGRESEIFRKVIGWSIGLLLALCLLVGLQSSVLSWMLP; from the coding sequence GTGCTCTACACCCCAGAGCTCGCGCCGATCGCGCAGAGCCTCGCCCTGTCCTCCCTGATCGCAGCACTTCCGCTGCTGACCGTCTTCGTCACCCTCGGCGTCCTCCGCTGGAAGGCCCACTTCGCTGGATTGGCCGGACTCGCGGTGGCCCTCCTGGTGGCCATCGTCGGATACAAGATGCCGATCCATCTCGCAGGGCTCTCGGCCACCCAGGGCATCGTCTTCGGATTGTTCCCGATCATGTGGATCGTGCTGAACGCCATCTGGCTCTACGAGCTCACCGTCGCCAGTGGTCGGTTCGAGGACCTGCGGAAGGTGATCAACCGGATCTCCGACGATCCGCGGATCCAGGCGGTGATGATCGCCTTCGGCTTCGGCGGACTGCTGGAGGCCTTGGCCGGTTTCGGCGCCCCGGTCGCCATCACCGGTGTGATGCTGCTCGCCGTCGGGTTCACCCCCATGCGGGCGGCAACCGTGGTGTTGCTGGCGAACACGGCTCCGGTCGCCTTCGGCGCGATCGGCATCCCGATCATCACCGCCGGCAATCTCACCGGCATCGACTACCACACCATCGGCGCCTACGTCGGGCATCAGACCCCTGTGATCGCGCTGTTCGTCCCGCTCTTCCTGGTTCTGCTCGCCGACGGCCGCCGCGGGGTGACGCAGGTCTGGCCGTTGGCTCTCGTGGTCGGCGCGGTGTTCGCCGTCACCCAGTGGGTCAGCGCGACCTGGATCTCCACCGAGCTCACCGACATCATCGCCTCCCTCTCCGCGATCGCCGCCGCCGTGATCATGCTCCGGTTCTGGAAGCCCCAGGGCAGCGCCGAGGCCCGCGAGCGCCTGCTCCGCGAACGGATCGCCGAGGAGGAGGCAACCGGCCAGGAACCGACCGGCACCCCCGGCGGCGGAGTGGACACCGTCACCGTCACCACCACCGACCTCACCACCCGTCGGGTCGTGATGGCTCTCTTCCCGTACCTGCTGGTGATTGCGGTGTTCTCCTTGGCCAAGTTGTGGACGCCACTGACGAACGCCTTGGCCGCCACCGACGTGAAGATCCCCTGGCCGGGCCTGCACGGCAGCATCGTCAACTCCGCCGGGGAGGCCGTCAGCTCCACGACCTACACCCTGACCTGGCTGTCCGGGGCAGGATCACTGTTGCTGATCTGCGGGGTCATCACCGCCATCGTCTATCGCGTCGGTGCCCGCCGCACGATCGGCCTGTGGGGGGCCACGGTCAGCAAACTGCGATTCTCGATCCTCACCGTCGGGGCCGTCCTCGGCCTGGCCTATGTGATGAACCAGTCCGGGCAGACGATCACCATCGGCACCTGGATCGCCGGGACCGGTGCCGCCTTCGCCTTCCTCTCACCGATCCTCGGCTGGTTGGGTACCGCGGTCACCGGATCCGACACCAGCGCCAACGCACTGTTCGCCACCTTGCAGCAGGCGGCAGCCGAACGCGCCGGCCTGGACCCGACCCTGCTGGTCGCCGCCAACACCTCCGGAGGCGTGGTCGGAAAGATGATCAGCCCGCAGAACCTGGCCATCGCCGCCACCGCGGTCGGCCTGGTCGGACGCGAATCGGAGATCTTCCGCAAGGTCATCGGTTGGAGCATCGGCCTGCTGTTGGCTCTGTGCCTGCTGGTCGGTCTGCAGTCCTCGGTCCTGTCCTGGATGCTCCCCTGA
- a CDS encoding FadR/GntR family transcriptional regulator, with the protein MSDAAEPNWVPLRRRRAHELVIEAIEEQVMAGALKVGDSLPPERELAARLQVSRAGVREAVRVLEHIGILTSRQGAGPDSGTVVAASTRDALTQFLRLHVGLANFAIDDVIEARVLLERASAISAAEQGSEALEPVRRSLARMEAAGADRERFNDADTAFHLAIAEAGGNDLVAALTAAIRGSVRHRILAAMQTQSHWEDVVEQLLSEHRAILAALEAGEPQRAAELSEQHIRSAARTLW; encoded by the coding sequence ATGAGCGATGCTGCCGAACCGAACTGGGTGCCGTTGAGGCGACGCCGCGCCCATGAGTTGGTGATCGAGGCCATCGAAGAACAGGTGATGGCCGGCGCGCTCAAGGTGGGGGATTCCCTGCCCCCCGAACGCGAACTCGCGGCTCGTTTGCAGGTCAGCCGGGCGGGTGTGCGGGAGGCTGTCCGGGTTCTGGAGCACATCGGGATCCTCACCTCCCGGCAGGGAGCCGGGCCGGACTCGGGGACGGTGGTTGCCGCGTCCACCAGGGATGCGCTGACCCAGTTCCTGCGGCTGCACGTCGGTCTGGCCAACTTCGCCATCGATGATGTGATCGAGGCCCGGGTCCTGTTGGAGCGTGCCAGTGCCATCTCTGCTGCAGAGCAGGGCAGCGAGGCTTTGGAACCGGTACGTCGGTCACTGGCTCGAATGGAAGCGGCCGGCGCGGACCGGGAAAGGTTCAACGATGCCGACACCGCCTTCCATCTCGCCATCGCCGAAGCCGGCGGCAATGATCTGGTGGCAGCACTGACCGCAGCCATTCGTGGTTCGGTGCGGCACCGGATCCTGGCGGCGATGCAGACGCAATCCCACTGGGAGGACGTGGTCGAACAGTTGCTGAGCGAGCACCGGGCGATCCTCGCCGCCTTGGAGGCGGGAGAGCCTCAACGTGCCGCCGAGTTGTCCGAACAGCACATCCGCAGTGCCGCTCGGACCCTCTGGTGA
- a CDS encoding GNAT family N-acetyltransferase, whose product MTEQLPGWHPRPVPQPSVLPGRWVRLEPLTEAHVDDLFVACSAPGATDRFRFLPDTVPTDRADLASWIARSAGGTDPMFFAVVDNDTGRALGRQALMRIDPANGVAEIGNILWGPGLTRTRGATEALFLFADHLFSLGYRRFEWKCDSLNEPSKRAAARFGFTAEGVFRQHLVVKGLNRDTAWFSIIDGEWPPLREEYLRWLSADNFDADGNQLTRLSVR is encoded by the coding sequence ATGACCGAGCAACTGCCCGGCTGGCACCCGCGGCCTGTACCGCAACCGAGCGTCCTGCCCGGCCGCTGGGTACGCCTGGAGCCGCTGACCGAGGCTCACGTCGATGATCTCTTCGTGGCTTGCTCGGCTCCGGGGGCGACCGACCGCTTCCGCTTCCTGCCCGACACCGTGCCGACCGATCGGGCAGACCTGGCGAGCTGGATCGCGCGGTCGGCCGGCGGTACGGATCCGATGTTCTTCGCCGTGGTCGACAACGACACCGGGCGGGCGCTCGGCAGGCAGGCCCTGATGCGGATCGATCCGGCCAACGGTGTCGCCGAGATCGGCAACATCTTGTGGGGACCCGGGCTCACGCGTACCCGTGGCGCGACCGAGGCGCTGTTCCTGTTCGCCGATCATCTGTTCTCGTTGGGCTATCGGCGCTTCGAGTGGAAGTGCGATTCCCTGAACGAGCCCTCGAAGCGGGCGGCCGCTCGGTTCGGGTTCACCGCCGAGGGCGTGTTCCGCCAGCACCTGGTGGTGAAGGGGCTGAACCGCGACACTGCCTGGTTCTCGATCATCGACGGCGAGTGGCCGCCGCTGCGCGAGGAATACCTGCGCTGGCTCTCGGCCGACAACTTCGACGCCGATGGAAATCAGCTGACACGATTGTCCGTGCGCTGA
- a CDS encoding glycosyltransferase family 87 protein, translating into MSTTVPPADAAPDRDAGGRARRRRLALFLVALPWPFLAGLYAAGGWPWQPTPFDLDVYLQAAHRFLVGEPIYPQPEPALPMIYPPVAALLAVPLQLSGAAAPAIWSLINSALVVAVFLRIGLHGWHAPMVATVAIGLGGPINQVFFLGQVGIALMAMCILDLAPGPTLISRLGAWLPDRVRLPEKLLPVGTLVGVATAIKLTPALFIVALVLLGRHRGAVVATVSALVATGVGFVVRPAESLDYWLGIATGDFPGAADSAYQITNQSLAAIGARFLAVAERPIWLTLAGGLLPVLLCLLAAVVVHRAGEPMLALLLVGLGSTVAAPISWTHAYTWLAPIAVLVLLRPVGEWVRLLAVLTWAWFAFEPFQDLNTDTEVGLRLSLPAQAATAAGALLSLLLLVVAWAWARTARPARVPPPADLGPLTTEGRKLR; encoded by the coding sequence GTGAGCACGACGGTACCGCCGGCCGACGCGGCACCTGACCGGGACGCCGGTGGCCGGGCCCGCCGACGGCGGTTGGCGTTGTTTCTGGTGGCGTTGCCGTGGCCGTTCCTGGCCGGTCTGTACGCCGCCGGCGGCTGGCCCTGGCAGCCGACGCCGTTCGACCTCGATGTCTACCTGCAGGCTGCGCACCGATTCCTGGTCGGTGAGCCGATCTATCCCCAGCCCGAGCCCGCACTGCCGATGATCTACCCGCCGGTGGCCGCCCTGCTGGCCGTGCCCCTGCAGCTGAGCGGGGCCGCCGCACCGGCGATCTGGTCGTTGATCAACTCGGCCTTGGTGGTCGCGGTTTTCCTCCGGATCGGCTTGCACGGTTGGCATGCGCCGATGGTCGCCACCGTGGCGATCGGCCTCGGCGGGCCGATCAATCAGGTGTTCTTCCTCGGCCAGGTGGGAATCGCACTGATGGCCATGTGCATCCTGGACCTGGCTCCGGGGCCGACCCTGATCTCCCGGCTGGGCGCCTGGCTGCCGGACCGGGTCCGGTTGCCCGAGAAACTGCTCCCGGTCGGCACGCTGGTCGGCGTCGCGACCGCGATCAAACTCACCCCGGCGCTGTTCATCGTCGCCCTGGTACTGCTCGGACGGCATCGTGGCGCCGTGGTGGCGACGGTCTCGGCACTGGTAGCCACCGGTGTCGGGTTCGTGGTCCGGCCGGCCGAGTCGCTGGACTACTGGCTGGGGATCGCCACCGGCGATTTTCCGGGCGCCGCCGATTCGGCGTATCAGATCACCAATCAGTCATTGGCGGCGATCGGCGCGCGGTTCCTGGCCGTCGCCGAGCGGCCGATCTGGCTCACCCTGGCCGGCGGTCTGCTTCCGGTGCTGCTGTGCCTGCTCGCCGCTGTCGTGGTGCACAGAGCCGGTGAACCGATGCTGGCATTGCTGCTGGTCGGTCTCGGGTCGACCGTGGCCGCGCCCATCTCCTGGACCCATGCCTACACCTGGCTGGCCCCGATCGCGGTGCTGGTGCTGCTGCGCCCGGTGGGTGAATGGGTACGCCTGCTCGCGGTGCTGACCTGGGCATGGTTCGCCTTCGAACCCTTCCAGGACCTGAACACCGACACCGAGGTCGGCCTTCGCCTGTCGTTGCCCGCGCAGGCGGCCACCGCCGCCGGCGCCCTGCTGAGCCTGCTCCTGCTGGTGGTCGCCTGGGCCTGGGCCCGTACGGCACGCCCTGCTCGCGTCCCACCGCCGGCGGATCTGGGCCCGCTCACCACCGAGGGAAGGAAACTGCGATGA